From Phaenicophaeus curvirostris isolate KB17595 chromosome 2, BPBGC_Pcur_1.0, whole genome shotgun sequence:
tttcaaaagtttttatatctaaaatatttaatacttgTTGAAGGCTAAAATAATAATCATTTAAGTGTTTTGCTTTAGTAGTTTATTCTTGCATTTCATGACTAAGAGTACTGGTTTTAATTAGTTCAGTGTGGCAAGCAGcagtaacttttttcttttataaaaccCCATACCTCACCCACTTCAGGATACTGCTAAGTAGTTTGTAGATGCCAGTGTTTTTTTCACTAGTTTCCTCTTTAGTACTTAACCTATCACACTGCCTACACAGTGtaaagaacataaaaagaaaacaagagtcATTCCAACATTAGCAAACACATCTGAAGTAACTTTTGAATGCCAAGCAGAGAATCTTCGACAGAGCCTGCTCCTCCCTGTGTAGTTATCCACTGAACTACCCATATACACCCTTTGACTTACTCATCTTATTTACAAACTATCCTGGTTTTAATTACTGGATTCCATACAACTGGGTCAATAGCTTTTCCAGTCACACCTGTATTTGGAAGTCTAATGAAACAAGTCAGATTGAAACACTGTATGTCTATAAGATAAGAAGCAGCAAGTTATATGCTTTTATTGTTTTGAGATTTTCCCTTGACAACACCTTGGTCATAAAGCTTTAGACAATGTAGCTGTAcgaactgaaataaaaattagttttagATAACTTCACTTAGACTATTAGTCTAAATAGTTTTTCTACTCACGCAATCTAATGAGAGATTCTGAATGGTAAGGAACTGCAGTTAGCACTGGTGGTTCCGTTAAGTTTTATCTCAAGCTCCCATTTCAGCACCAGCAAAgatgtatttgaaaaatacagtttagCCATCAAAACCTATGTAAGCTGCAATCGTCTGAGCCCTTTGTCTCACTTCTATAGCCCTCGTGCTTCTTGGAACTACTCTCACCCTACTAACTCCAGAAAGTATCGCACTGAAGTTAAACTAAAATAGCCTTTAAATTAAGAGATCTCTGAATTGCTGCTGTAAGGTATTCGGCAGTATCGTGtacctttttttaaagcagggtGAGGTTTCATGAGTCAGCTGTGCCAGCCTAACTTTCTGGTAGGTATTAGTTCTTTAAGTACAGGAGGGCAGAAATAGAGAATGAAACCATGCATTGACTGTTTATTGTTGCAGAAAATAGGGGCCCCTTGGCAAATATTCAAGAAGGGAAACAATCTATTGTGTATGAATGACACTGATAAGGCACCATGTAAAGCACAGTAGCTGTAGATGCCATCCAGAAAATGTCATGCTAATGACAACTTAAAATATGAGAGTTGCTTCATATAACAAACgcaaaactaaaaaaagataatttgagTTACTATGTCTACCTTGCAATGAATTTATGATTGCATGCACATCCATAGGGCATATTAAACAAAGCAATAGCTTTCACATTCCTTTTTACAACACCTAAGGCTCTGATGAAGCATTGCAGCTTCCATATACTTGGCATTGCTCCCACAAAGCATATAATCTATTTCACTCATTTCCAAGGGTAAAAAACCCCCATGGATTAagttttatgaaatatttctcatgtGGAGCTCTGTAAAATTCCTGAGTTGAGATATGCTATGTTGTTAAGATGAGGCAGACAGAACTAAGAAATTTTCAGATAAGGAGATGCAACAGCAACATTTAGTATTTAAGTCCTTAACATCTTCATTACATAGTAGAAATCAAATGCAATACTTTctacatttctattttaatttataagccTGGAAGTTGTAGACAGTTACTGACTCTGCACATCAAGTTACCTTCTTCACTACTGTACTCCCAATTCATATTCTTTCAACACCAGATTTcttgtcaaaaaaacccaaacaaatccTCAAGCCAAAACAAATAGCCCTTTGGTTATCTACAATTCAATAATTACCAAAGCAACAGGTCATACTGCTTTAAAATCATTTTGTGGTTTTCAccagtgatttattttaaagtgaattGCAATGCCATTATACTACTCAATAGTCACATAATTGAAGACTTCATTCAAGTGCTACTTGAACCACAGTAAGGCAGGGCAGAGGGTTTTTTCGTTAGAAGGAacaactgcatttaaaaaacatgttcTACACTATTAGTAACAGGTAGAACAGCGTAAAATCAAATAATTAGTGTAATGTATGTTACATGTTTTGATGCTATTTACAGGTATAATTTCCGTAACTGTCACATAATTTAAGAGGGCAGATCAAAGCACGTACCAATTGGAAACTTATGTTTcagatattcttttttttattaaagaccTAATGCAAAACATACAGAGCATTAAAGTTAAATGTAGCCCAACTTTTATTGAAACAAAAATTGTGCAAGTTCTTTCTAGTGCTGGAAGAGACAAATAGGACCACTGCAAGTCAACAAGTCTGAAACCTCTTAAGTTGGCTGTTAATCACCAGTCAGAAGCTGAAAGACTGAATTCTTTCTGCTGCATCGTTTTATTGCCTCCACAGTTTGTTCCAGGCAAGGCTGTTTATGGATGCTCCTTAAAGAGTTTTGCTTGGCATAAGGTAAGTAAGATTAAGAGTTTCATAAATGTGCCAAGTTAGtctgacattttattttctagcaTACAAGGCAGGGCATGAAGCCTTCAGGAGCTTTTAACCTCATAAAAAAGTATTCTGaagttttgggattttttttcctccttgttgaAGCTCATCACTAGCAACacaggattttttgttgttgttcttagTCAAGCCCTCTTCCAAGAGATGGCTGAGTATTCCCAATTGTAAGCAAATTGCAGTGGCATCACAGAACAAGAAAGGAGGCGTTCAAGTACACCGAGGTCCCAGGGGATAGTTTTAGAGAAAACTGAATACAACCGATTCCTTTCCACTATGTGAGAATTCCACAAACTACAGATTTTCTCCAGGGGACCGAAAGCGTGCATCTCATATATGATATACTTTATTAGAATTAAGTGAGAGTCACCATGTGGTTAGGATTCAAAATTTCAATCCAGTAGCCATCAGGATCCTGAACAAATGCAAGTCCTTTCATTTTACCTATTAGGAAAAAGTATACAAGATAAAGTTAAGACTACATGATTAGTTCTTAATGTCAAATAAGACTattttgaaaagtattttcctttttgttgtttgtatGAGAATTTATTCAAATTCTGTAAACATCCAGATTACTTTTTAATCACCATTAGACCTTTGTATGCTAAATTGTCAAACATACTCTCAGCAAACCTGCAGTTTAAAGTCACTTCAAAATTCTATCTTTGGTTGATTCAGACAGGTTTTTGCATACAACTCTGTAAATATTCTCTTAATTCAAGATGATATTTTTGTGCTCCAGGATGTTTTGACATATTTTCTTGAACTGGCTTTGCCAGTATAAAATCCTGCATTCTTCTACCCTGTTCATCTCCCATCATTCCTGCCTCCACACTAAATTTTTAACATTACTGggttttgcttctttctccaTCTTTGATGTGGTTTACAGTACACATTTACATCACTTCATttaacaaagaaattcagagcagGACGGTTTTAAATTTTACATTGCAAAAATACTACTTGTTAAAACAGGGTCCCCAAAAGTTGTCTTCAACAGTACGTCAGGATAGCAGAGCTTAACATTTTATCTTAAGGTGTTAACCACAAACTTTTATTAACACTTGCTCTATTAGGCTATttattgtaaaaaaaccccaatctaTTTATTAATACATTCCAGTTAAACACTCCTGAGAGAGTAGATGTTTGATTCAGTagtgtaagaaaaaaacaactctcACTTCAACTCTCTCAAGATTCACCAGGTGCTGAACAGATTAAAAAGGGCTTAGAAACTCCAAAATGCTAGAAATACTAAGTTCAATTTTTAAATCAAGGCATCTGTGTTCAAGTTAAATTTTCAGATGCACTTCTTGCATTTACTTCAGCTGAGAATACAGTGAATAAGATCAAAATCCCTTAGTCTTTCAGTTACTTGTTCTTATTCCTCTAGCAAGCAATCTAGAATATCAATTCCAGTACACGCAAACTAAAGTTTCATGTAGTAATGTTACTTTCAAACTAAGAGACCCCACCATTAATACAGGCAACAGTCTAGTTTCTATAGCCAGAAGGGAGTAAGTATCACAGGTTTGTGCATGATGCTAAGTATTAGATATATGTTTCTGAATCCCTCAGTCCAAAAACCCTCATGAGGTCTCTTCACGAAGAATTTTTGTGAAGGTCAGACAACATACAGAAGAGATGTAGCTAGATGGGTTAACTGTTGTTACTGTTGTCAGTTTTGCCCATCATAAGAGAATGAAGGGGTAAATGGTTCTAGCACCTTTTAATCAATGACAACTACTAGAAATGTATTACACGGCTTTCCAGTAAGCTCTATTAAgcagaatatattaaaaactaggaaaaaaaaaagattgactTGCATTTCTGATCAAGACTTACCATCATCAGGTTTCTTCACAAATTTCACTCCTAGTTCTTCAAACCTCTTACAAGCTTTATTGACATCAGGGACAGCAATTCCAATATGTCCTGTACAAGGTAAAAAGAGTGAAGTACACTTTAAGGATTGCTAGGTGTCCTACGAAAAAGTTTACATGTTGTAGTTCACGTAAGATAGGAttgtacaagaaaaatattgcttcaAGAAAGAACAGCCTTTTGGTTATTAACATTATTCTCCTCCAGAAAGTTCTTTttgaaaatgccttttaaaatagGAACTTCAGAGTTAAAATACCTCATATTGTTTAGATGCAAATGTTACCGAGAGTAGGTGAGATTTTAAATCAAACTGTTTTATCTGTGTTTCCTATCTCAAATTGTGTTGTATTTCCTCAGTTCAACAGAACAAGGAGTTCATCATTAATACTGTATTTGTAGAAACTAACACCAGCACTATGCAAGGCCTGCAGTTCAGAAGTTTTAAATGTCAAGTGGCTAGATTGAGTATGAAATTTATTTCACAAGCCAGTGACCTTTCAAGCACTCAAAATATCAAATCAAGCCACACAAACACTACCTTCAGCGCTACAAACAGAATTCTACTTCTAGCTTAAAATGgttaaaaagtaattattagAATATAAATCCAAATGTAAATCAGTCTAAATACCATAAAAATCTAATACAAAAGTTCTTCATTGAATAGTTACCATTAGCATGTGTTTGCTTGCCAAAAGATtagattctttaaaaaaattgtaattgtGGCTCATTACTCTGTGTTTACTCATTTTCACAATCACAGCTTTCACgctggaagaaataaaagatgagaTGCaagtttccttctttcttagTGCTAGTATGTTTTCCTCTAAATAACCTACTCAAAAAGCCTTGTCTTTTCAGacataaaagtttaaaatattttctttactgtttctcataaaaataaagcatacaGTATATAGTCACCCAATAACCTCTGCACAAAATGTATATAGTTGTTTTCTAAAAAAGGTCTGAAACTATTTTTCCACAACACACAAGAGGAAGAATATGTAATCACAATAAACCAAAGCTTAAAAACTACAAACAGAACTACCAAACTACAAGCAGACCTACCAAATCCTCTGGGATCTGAATTGCCATTGTGGTAAGATTGACTTTCATCATTTTCAGTGCCCCAGTTGCTGCAAGAAACAATTATTACATATTGAAGAAAAGCATCAAAATTAACAAATCctaaatgttttgtttcctcAAGATGATAAGTTGTTTCCCCTAAGAAATTGGACAATTTAAGCTGTTTGCTGCATTCATTAACCTATCAATACTTTTCCTAGTCATAGGTCCTATGGATTGTCTCCACAGTAATCCAGTCACATTCACAGCCCTTCACTGGCATTCAGGTTCAACATTTGAATGAGTCAGAGACCTTCCTGTCTCATTCAGATTGTGAGAATTACTTggtaagttttgctgcagctggtttgtatgcttAATTATCTcatcatataaatctgtcttgtgaGATGTAGCTATTTTAGGCTGAGAGATAGCCTGTCTTAGGGCTGTGAGAATGTATCAGTATGCTTAGTTGCTTTGTAAGATGCAGCTGTTTTAGGAGATAACCAGAAGGGAGTCTCTTGACATGGCTGGATAatccaaaaaaataatgagcattCTTTGAAGATATATATGGTTCTTcatctaaaactagtatatatacccattgcttttgtaagatgttatgccttttttagaagggcatccaattcagccctgaattgtaaaataaaaatattattgccttagCTTCAAAGACTTCaaccttttcaatattttaccattGAATGAGCATTTCTCACAAGATTAAAGAGAAGACTGCGCTGCATGAGTCAGGTTATCTAGCCATCATTGGGGAACTAACAGTTAGGGTAGCAGGTCCTGAAGAAACAAGGGCTGGGTATGTGGGAGCTTCTTGCTGAACAATTTCAATGATCAGTAGCTTTAACCAAATTGTCCCGTTTACAGTAAGTGTATGTTTTGTCTTAACACCTGTTTCGATCAGATTCCAAAAGCAACAGATGCACATTATTAGAATGCTCTGGGGATCCCAAAGAAGTTCTAAACACAATGGGTTTCCCTAAATTTTTAGGCTTTCTACAGAGATGGCATGCCTATTCAGAATACAGTAAGCATTATTTCATGTGTATGTTCTACTGTTCATCTAGTAGCTTCAAAGAGCTGTAGGAAGAGAAAGATTAAGCTTGGGAAACATACAAGATGTTAGCCATACTTTAAGGCTATACGACAGTGAAGATGTTTCCACGGTAATGATTACATTTGGTATTCAACAGGGTTTACTCTTATCCACTTCTATTTAATCATTGTTAGCTAAATGTCATCTCATTATATTAATACTTACTGTGTTAGTTCGAGTGTAGCTTTTCTAGAGAACGTCCAAGCTGTTCTCTCAGTTTTATCTTTCGGTATGTCATTTTTATCTTCATACGCCAGGAAATAGAGTGAGAACTTCATAGTGGGAAAGTCAAATTTTTGCAGCAGTCTAAATAGCAACAGTTATTATAAAATAGTAAACTTCAAAAGGTCATGAAGTAGCTTACAAACAAACCAAGATGCTTCCCCCATGGAAGAGctattgctgtgatttttttgcctttcttaaaaagcattttgtttgtACCCTCTTAAAGTAGCTAAATTTTGAACTATCACATAGAAACATTCCAGAACGTCATTACAAACCTACAAAAATGGAAGAATTGGATCTCTAAAAGCCAAACTATCAGTAACTGAACAGCAAACCCAGTACAAAGGCTCGAGTCTTGAAGTTGCCACTCTCTTACTTGTCTGTATTTACTCAGGAAGATCTTTATGTTTATCCATTTTAAGATATTGccaaggaataaaaatatttactttgaaaGTCATTTGTTCTGGGGAGCTCACTGGCACTAGGCAAAGTTAAAGAATACAGCAGAACTAAAACATAAGCATACCtttagatgaaatatttttacaatttCAATAGCTAGGTATAATGATAAAATCCATTTCAAACATGATAATTGAATAAACTAAAAAATACCTGAAGTGAGAAAAGCTGCTTATGAAATTTATCCCTTCACTTGATGCAGGAGTCACTTACTTTCCTGGGAAATAGTTGATACATCTCCATTTTCTCCTAATTTCCAGAGATAGCGTCGCACATTTAAAACCATGTTTATGGTTTAATGAGAACAAGTAGGCATGCAAAACAAGTCCAATTTCCTTTTCAGCTTgttaagtatttaatttttattttcttatgctCAAATCTTCACTGAAGTGAAAGTAGTTCACTTTATGGGACTCATTTATAGGTCTTCAAAAATATGCtagaaatttgttttgaaataactCATTTCAAATGTCAAGATTGCACAAAGCCTTAGTGTTAACAGATCACCCGCCTCCCAGTAGCCTTCTCCAAAAGTTTCAGTTTGGACTTACTCTCCAGCTGCTATTGCTTTGATCTCTTATGACTGGAGGTAGTCATCAGCCACCTCTGAGAACTAGCAGAAAACTTGAAATTTCAAGATCTACAGCAATGTCTCCTGATCATAAGCATTGCCATAAAACTTAAAGAGTTAGCTGCAGGCGCAGTGAGGATGAAGTAAGCAAGTTGTACATCGATAGTTAATGAcctgtttaagaaaaaagtaaacttCTAGTCCAGGCCCATATTAGTTCATTTGCAGCTTAAGCATTAACTGTGTTCAGACTGCCAGACTGTCCAATTGGGCATCAGCCGATGGGTCAGCATTGTTAATGTAGTTAGACCAATTAGTATAATTACAACAAACTAACAAAAGCTTCTCAGAACAGTAGAAAAATCCAAACTTATTGTGACATAGAACTTCTACTCACGTCATTCCAAGAATTCTTGTATAAAAATCCAGTGACTTCTTAGGATCCTTTACTCTTAACATTGTCTGCTGCAACAAAAAATCCTGGAGGAATAAAAGGGTTATTAATTATACCTGAATCAGAATATAATTTATGAGTATTCACAAAGATGTTACTTAATAATGAATCCAAGCTTCACAGGATTAGAAGCAACAAATAGAGTACTACAATAGTGAAGATAAAACCTTTTATCCGGATCCTACACATACAGATCTGTGTTAAATAATTACAACCTTGTAACAAactgtttaaaacaaatgaacaataTCACCACTGGTATCACTCAATAGATACAGGGTATCATTCTTATCATTGTCATATTTTTGGAGCTGTCCTGCATATGAACCGCTTCACAAGCAAACACTCTAGGCATGTCAATATTTAATACTGGGCAGTCCTGCAGACGAAGAACTTAAAGCAAAGCTACTGAActcatatttattatttaattgcATAGGTGTTGAATTTCTGTCAGGCTTGACGATATCTTTGCAGCAAAATTGGCCTGCAATTCCATAGGGGTATTTTCCTCAAGCCACAGGTTAACTTTATATACCATGGGCTAATGGACAACTCGGTGGATGAAAGGCGTGTGGCAGGATCATCTTGAGAggcatgttttaaaaaagaagagagatgtAGTACACACAAAATGCAATTACAAGCTGCtcctaataaaaaaataaatatggctGGAGTATTTCGGAAGATTTTATGGCAGCCCTGGTGTCTGCTGGCTTGCTCCTGCCCTCAGCCCCAGTCCCCGGCCCCGTGCCACTCGgccccagctccagcctcctCCTAACCCCCGAGACCTCAAGCGTCCCGACCCCAGtaccagcccccagcccccagcccccttctCGCCCCCCGGCCCCATGCCGCCTCTCAGCCGCCGCACGTCGCCCGGCAAAGCGTGCGCGGCGCTGGGGACACACAcgcagggacagggcagggcaggaccggcggcggcgccgccgcaGCCCCGGGGCGCCCCCTCCACCCACCCCACCTTCGTGCTGGCATCTGGCTCCGAGCAGGCGCCGTAGGCTGCTTCGTCGCTGAGGCCGCTGGGCTCCGCTGGGGCAGCCATGTCgatgaaggaggagaaggaggagaaggtaaaggagaaggaggaggataaAGCGGCTCCGCCCCCGTGACGCTGCGGGGCGGGCACACCGGGGCTGTGATTTCCCGTTGGATCCCAGAAGTGTAAACGGGCAGGGCGCCCTTGGCGGTGGAGCTAATTAGCTGCAGCGCGGAACGAAACCGTGGATGCTCCGCGTTGTCAAGACGATGCGACCCTCCAGCTGCCGCCCGCGGCCGTGCCTAAAGCGGGAGCGGGTATCCAGCTCCCGTGGAATGGGGCTCCTTCCCactggtggagaaggaaggCCGGGGGGCCGGCAGAACCGGCGCCTTGGACTAgcggagggcagactttgggcTGTTCAggaggctggttgataaagttcctTGGGAGGAAATCCTAAAGGGCGAAGGATGCCCTTTAAGAAGGAAGCCCTGGCGGTGCCAGTGGAGTTCTGGGGAGAAAACAGGAGGTCTCACAACCAAGGTTGAGCACTTCACTTGGACAATTAGAATGCCTAGTCATCTCTGCAGATAGCTGTGGAGACTGAGAAACAAGCTGGATTTTGACCAGATCAGTACCTTCTGATCTTGTccatatgtttttttcccatgcttttcAGAGCTTTGTTCACTTCCTTAAAAACAGTGCATCCTGGTTTTACCAGGACACAAAAATTGCCTAGGGCAGATagaaaattctggttttggaaGCCCAAAATATATTATAGCTACTATAATTTCAGGCAAGTTCTTCAGAATAACGATCTATACACTAGCAGTGTTTATTTGAAAGGTTCACATCCCTACAATCCAAATCACCTTGTATAACGTGACAAAATCACAATGGCCATCTAGAGATCCATAGCATTTTAGTGTGGCTAGTTTATAGATCTGTACAACAAGCAAGCATGGTCTCCTTCAGACGTGCTTTCATTGTCCTTGCACAGATCAGCAAAATCTTCATCGTCATGAAACGGTTTTGGAGCCTATGTGGCCAATTCATGTCTCTATAATAAAATCCTGATGTGTCATGTCACTCCTCTTTTACAAACTAGTCTTTTATATTTGTGGGTAGAGAAGAATGACCAAGTCATGCAAATCTTCCATGTGTGTTTCAAAGTGTCCTATGCCCAGTTACTTCTAGTTCATGGTTCACACTTACAGATCTCTGTGAGTGACAGAATATCCTCCAGTGTCTCTGCATTACTGATAAAGACCATAAACATCTGGTACACGGTTATCAGGAGCTAGGCCACCTGTGTGTACGGGTTCATTGCTTGAAGGCAATATTTGCAACATCTATTATGTTGTAACTCTAACAATATTGAGGGTAGATATCATGTGCCACCAAAACTTTGAACAGTGATGTGGTCACGTTATTTTTGCTTGTCCTAAAGCCAGATAAAAATATGTTCAGTAACAAATAATCTCTTTTTGACTTAACAGTTTGAAGcctttgattctttttttgccAAAGGAGGAAGTAAGGCATTGAAAATTTTCTATCAGGAAGGAGAAGCTCCAGGTGTAGGTAAATTTTTAGCAA
This genomic window contains:
- the GLO1 gene encoding lactoylglutathione lyase, whose product is MAAPAEPSGLSDEAAYGACSEPDASTKDFLLQQTMLRVKDPKKSLDFYTRILGMTLLQKFDFPTMKFSLYFLAYEDKNDIPKDKTERTAWTFSRKATLELTHNWGTENDESQSYHNGNSDPRGFGHIGIAVPDVNKACKRFEELGVKFVKKPDDGKMKGLAFVQDPDGYWIEILNPNHMVTLT